From the genome of Ralstonia pickettii, one region includes:
- a CDS encoding Lrp/AsnC ligand binding domain-containing protein, giving the protein MRTQRKPVRALDKLDRRILDLLQKDGRLSMKELSEAVGLTITPCIERVKRLEREGFILGYYARLNPAMLGASLLVFVEISLGSKSGNMFEQFRREVLRIPEVLECHLVSGDFDYLIKARIREMGEYRRLLGDILLQLPGAVQSKSYIVMEEIKETLAIDVTEEGG; this is encoded by the coding sequence ATGCGAACCCAGCGCAAGCCCGTCCGGGCACTCGACAAGCTCGATCGGCGCATCCTCGACCTCCTGCAAAAGGACGGGCGCCTGTCGATGAAGGAACTCTCCGAGGCAGTCGGCCTGACCATTACGCCGTGCATCGAGCGCGTCAAACGCCTGGAGCGCGAGGGCTTCATCCTGGGCTATTACGCGCGGCTCAACCCGGCCATGCTGGGAGCCTCGCTGCTGGTGTTCGTGGAGATCAGTCTGGGCAGTAAGTCCGGCAACATGTTCGAGCAGTTCCGGCGCGAGGTGCTGCGTATTCCGGAGGTGCTGGAGTGCCACCTCGTGTCCGGCGATTTCGATTACCTCATCAAAGCCCGCATTCGCGAGATGGGCGAATACCGACGCTTGCTGGGCGACATCCTGCTGCAGTTGCCAGGCGCCGTGCAGTCCAAGAGTTACATCGTGATGGAGGAGATCAAGGAGACGCTGGCCATCGATGTGACGGAAGAGGGCGGGTGA
- a CDS encoding NINE protein — protein sequence MPTTALQKKSKLLTVLLAFLFGSVGAHRFYLKGGRDFWAWSQVLAMVLGVIGVALLWSTQRASVPGWVCAMIGGASVLAGYLSALVYGLRPDEKWDAQFNPDGTPTHSGWPVVLLSILTLMIGTGLLMAGLAITFQTYFETQVQAAKELSQ from the coding sequence ATGCCTACGACCGCTCTTCAAAAAAAATCCAAGCTGCTGACCGTGCTGCTCGCCTTCCTGTTCGGAAGCGTGGGCGCGCATCGTTTCTACCTCAAGGGCGGACGCGACTTCTGGGCGTGGTCGCAAGTGCTTGCCATGGTGCTCGGTGTGATTGGCGTGGCGCTGCTGTGGTCCACCCAGCGGGCGAGCGTCCCGGGCTGGGTCTGCGCAATGATCGGCGGGGCTTCCGTGTTGGCGGGCTATCTGTCTGCGCTCGTCTACGGTTTGCGCCCCGACGAAAAATGGGACGCGCAATTCAATCCCGACGGCACGCCCACACATTCGGGCTGGCCTGTCGTACTGCTGAGCATTCTCACGCTGATGATCGGCACGGGCCTGCTCATGGCGGGCCTCGCCATCACCTTTCAGACCTATTTCGAAACGCAGGTGCAGGCAGCGAAAGAGTTGTCGCAGTAA
- a CDS encoding electron transfer flavoprotein subunit alpha/FixB family protein, producing the protein MTALVIAEHDNQSIKAATLNTVTAAAQCGGDVHVLVAGAGCGAAAQAAAQIAGVTKVLVADAPQFADGLAENVAEQALAVAGNYSHILAPATAYGKNILPRVAAKLDVAQLSDITKVDGPDTFERPIYAGNAIATVQSADKVKVITVRGTAFDPAAATGGSAATENLTAVADAGISQFVSREVTKSDRPELTAAKIIVSGGRGVGSGENYTKVLTPLADKLGAALGASRAAVDAGFVPNDYQVGQTGKIVAPQLYIAVGISGAIQHLAGMKDSKVIVAINKDPEAPIFQVADYGLVGDLNAVVPELVTALG; encoded by the coding sequence ATGACCGCACTCGTTATTGCTGAACACGACAACCAATCCATCAAGGCCGCGACGCTGAACACCGTGACGGCCGCCGCCCAATGCGGCGGTGACGTCCACGTGCTGGTGGCCGGCGCTGGCTGCGGCGCCGCTGCACAGGCCGCCGCGCAGATCGCCGGCGTGACCAAGGTGCTGGTGGCCGACGCGCCCCAGTTTGCCGATGGCTTGGCCGAGAACGTCGCCGAGCAGGCCCTGGCCGTTGCCGGCAACTACAGCCACATCCTGGCGCCCGCCACCGCCTACGGCAAGAACATCCTGCCGCGCGTGGCCGCCAAGCTGGACGTGGCCCAATTGTCCGACATCACCAAGGTCGACGGTCCGGACACTTTCGAGCGCCCGATCTACGCCGGCAACGCGATTGCCACCGTGCAATCGGCCGACAAGGTGAAGGTAATCACCGTGCGCGGCACGGCATTCGACCCGGCTGCCGCTACCGGTGGCTCGGCTGCTACCGAAAACCTGACTGCCGTGGCTGATGCCGGCATCTCGCAATTCGTCTCGCGTGAAGTGACGAAGAGCGACCGCCCGGAACTGACCGCTGCCAAGATCATCGTGTCGGGCGGCCGTGGCGTAGGGTCGGGCGAGAACTACACCAAGGTGTTGACGCCGCTGGCCGACAAGCTGGGCGCCGCGCTGGGCGCCTCGCGTGCCGCAGTGGACGCCGGCTTCGTACCGAATGACTACCAGGTCGGTCAGACCGGCAAGATCGTCGCGCCGCAGCTGTACATCGCCGTCGGTATCTCGGGCGCGATCCAGCACTTGGCCGGCATGAAGGATTCGAAGGTGATCGTCGCGATCAATAAGGATCCGGAAGCGCCGATCTTCCAGGTGGCGGACTATGGCCTCGTGGGCGACCTGAACGCCGTCGTGCCGGAGCTGGTGACCGCACTGGGCTGA
- a CDS encoding alkaline phosphatase D family protein, which yields MSDQPIFKPTRRTLIKGLVSASGTALLGSRMGEVLAQGVAPAVVTSERLRPQVPGGVMSGDITADSAIVWSRTDRPARMIVEYSTDAAFKKVVRRVGPTAIETSGLTARVDLTGLPAGANLFYRVRFQDLVHEKAFSEPVVGRFRTAPVQANRPICFVFSGDEAGQGWGINERFGGYRLYEAMRRESPDFFIHSGDQIYADGPIEAEVKLPDGSLWTNLTTEAKSHVAQTLEDYRGAFAYNQLDKNKRAFAAEVPFLVQWDDHEVRNNWYPGQQIGPEEKRYQERSASVLAARAKQAMFEYNPFRFNPVEPEQIYRAFRYGPLLDVFMLDERSYRGRNSPNRQTTLDADSAFLGPAQTAWLKRSLKQSKATWKVIASDMPISLVVPDLNPDVPKGTYEAWANADNGAPSGRELELAEILRFIKQENIQNVVWVTADVHYAQATYYHPSRAKFTEFKPFWEFVGGPINAGTFGPNEVDQTFGPDLRYISIPKDNPQNQSPAALQQYYGRAKIDPATRTMLVSLHDLDGKSLWEVKLDPEA from the coding sequence ATGTCCGACCAGCCGATCTTCAAGCCGACCCGCCGCACACTGATCAAGGGTCTCGTTTCCGCCAGCGGCACCGCGCTGCTCGGTTCGCGTATGGGCGAAGTGTTGGCCCAGGGCGTTGCACCGGCCGTGGTGACGTCCGAGCGCCTGCGTCCGCAAGTGCCCGGCGGAGTGATGAGCGGTGATATCACGGCTGACAGTGCCATCGTCTGGAGCCGCACCGATCGTCCCGCGCGGATGATCGTCGAATATTCGACCGACGCGGCCTTCAAGAAGGTCGTGCGCCGTGTTGGCCCGACGGCCATCGAAACCAGCGGACTGACCGCGCGTGTCGATCTCACCGGCTTGCCTGCTGGTGCCAACCTGTTCTACCGCGTCCGCTTCCAGGATCTCGTGCATGAGAAGGCGTTCAGCGAGCCCGTCGTCGGCCGCTTCCGTACCGCGCCGGTGCAAGCCAACCGCCCAATCTGCTTCGTGTTCTCCGGCGACGAAGCCGGCCAGGGCTGGGGCATCAACGAGCGCTTCGGCGGCTACCGCCTGTACGAAGCCATGCGCCGCGAGTCGCCCGATTTCTTCATCCACTCGGGCGACCAGATCTACGCTGACGGCCCCATCGAAGCCGAGGTGAAGCTGCCCGACGGTTCGCTGTGGACCAACCTCACGACCGAAGCGAAGTCGCACGTCGCGCAGACGCTGGAGGACTATCGCGGCGCCTTCGCCTACAACCAGCTCGACAAGAACAAGCGGGCGTTTGCTGCCGAGGTGCCTTTCCTCGTGCAGTGGGACGACCACGAGGTGCGCAACAACTGGTACCCCGGCCAGCAGATCGGCCCGGAAGAGAAACGCTATCAAGAACGCAGCGCATCCGTGCTGGCCGCCCGCGCAAAGCAGGCGATGTTCGAGTACAACCCGTTCCGTTTCAACCCCGTCGAGCCCGAGCAGATCTACCGCGCATTCCGGTACGGCCCGCTGCTCGACGTGTTCATGCTGGACGAGCGCAGTTATCGCGGTCGCAACTCGCCGAACCGGCAGACCACGCTGGATGCCGATTCCGCTTTCCTCGGCCCGGCGCAGACGGCGTGGCTGAAGCGATCGCTCAAGCAGTCAAAGGCCACGTGGAAGGTGATTGCCAGCGACATGCCGATCTCGCTGGTGGTGCCTGATCTGAACCCGGACGTGCCAAAGGGTACCTACGAAGCCTGGGCCAATGCGGATAATGGCGCGCCGTCGGGCCGCGAATTGGAATTGGCCGAAATCCTGCGTTTCATCAAGCAGGAGAACATCCAGAACGTGGTGTGGGTGACGGCAGACGTGCACTACGCGCAAGCGACGTACTACCACCCGTCGCGCGCCAAATTCACGGAGTTCAAACCGTTCTGGGAGTTCGTCGGCGGCCCGATCAACGCGGGCACGTTCGGGCCTAACGAAGTGGATCAGACCTTTGGGCCGGACCTGCGCTACATCAGCATTCCCAAGGACAATCCGCAGAACCAGTCGCCGGCAGCGCTGCAGCAGTATTATGGCCGAGCCAAGATCGACCCGGCCACGCGCACGATGCTTGTATCGCTGCACGATCTCGACGGCAAATCGCTCTGGGAAGTGAAGCTCGACCCCGAGGCGTAG
- a CDS encoding D-amino acid dehydrogenase, which translates to MRVLVLGSGVIGVTSAYYLARAGHEVTVVDREAGPALETSFANAGQISPGYASPWAAPGVPLKAIKWMFQQHAPLTIRPDGTLFQLKWMWQMLRNCDAASYAQNKERMVRLAEYSRDCIRDLRADTGIAYEGRQQGTLQIFRTQQQLDGAANDIAVLERAGVPYELLSREDLVRSEPGLASTRHKLAGGLRLPNDETGDCQLFTTRLAAMAEKLGVRFRFNSTINSLILKNDAVRGALVDGQPIDADLVVVALGSYSTPFLKNLVNVPVYPLKGFSITVPMTDATKSPVSTILDETYKVAVTRFDDRIRVGGMAQIVGYDKRLDPSKRKTLEFVVNDLFPGAGDVSRASFWTGLRPMTPDGTPIVGQTPVRGLWLNTGHGTLGWTMACGSGKLLADLVSGRSPAIRSDDLSVYRYLGGTPMPATKPALA; encoded by the coding sequence ATGCGCGTGCTCGTTCTTGGCAGCGGCGTGATTGGCGTGACGAGCGCCTATTACCTGGCCCGTGCGGGCCATGAAGTCACTGTCGTCGACCGCGAAGCGGGTCCGGCGCTGGAGACCAGCTTCGCCAATGCTGGCCAGATCTCGCCGGGCTATGCGTCGCCGTGGGCCGCGCCGGGCGTCCCGCTCAAGGCCATCAAGTGGATGTTCCAGCAGCACGCGCCGCTGACGATCCGCCCCGACGGCACCCTCTTCCAGCTCAAGTGGATGTGGCAGATGCTGCGCAACTGCGACGCCGCCAGCTATGCGCAGAACAAGGAGCGCATGGTCCGCCTGGCTGAATACAGCCGCGACTGCATCCGCGACCTGCGCGCCGACACCGGCATCGCCTACGAAGGCCGCCAGCAAGGCACGCTGCAAATCTTCCGCACCCAGCAACAGCTCGACGGCGCCGCGAACGACATCGCCGTGCTCGAGCGCGCCGGCGTGCCCTACGAACTGCTTTCGCGCGAAGACCTCGTGCGCAGTGAACCAGGCCTGGCCTCGACCCGCCACAAGCTGGCCGGTGGCTTGCGCCTACCCAATGACGAAACGGGCGATTGCCAGCTCTTCACCACGCGCCTGGCTGCGATGGCGGAAAAGCTCGGCGTGCGCTTCCGTTTCAACAGCACGATCAACAGTCTGATCTTGAAGAACGACGCCGTACGTGGCGCGCTGGTCGACGGCCAGCCGATCGATGCTGATCTCGTGGTCGTGGCGCTGGGCAGCTACAGCACGCCGTTCCTGAAGAATCTGGTGAACGTGCCGGTCTACCCGCTCAAGGGGTTCTCGATCACCGTGCCGATGACGGACGCGACGAAGAGCCCCGTGTCCACCATTCTGGACGAGACCTACAAAGTGGCCGTGACGCGCTTTGACGACCGTATCCGCGTGGGTGGCATGGCGCAGATCGTCGGCTATGACAAGCGCCTGGACCCGAGCAAGCGCAAGACGCTGGAGTTCGTGGTCAACGATCTGTTCCCGGGTGCCGGAGATGTGTCGCGCGCCTCCTTCTGGACGGGCCTGCGCCCGATGACGCCGGACGGCACACCCATCGTGGGCCAGACGCCGGTGCGCGGCCTGTGGCTCAACACGGGCCACGGCACGTTGGGCTGGACCATGGCCTGCGGCTCGGGCAAGCTGCTGGCGGATCTGGTGTCCGGCCGCTCGCCCGCCATTCGCTCGGATGACCTCTCCGTGTATCGCTACCTGGGCGGCACGCCGATGCCGGCGACCAAGCCTGCGCTGGCCTGA
- a CDS encoding acyl-CoA dehydrogenase: MTYQAPVKDMLFVMNELAGLDNVAKLPGFEDATADTAQAVLEESARFTGEVVAPLNVEGDRNPSSWKDGIVTATAGFKEAFAQFGQGGWQGVQHPLEYGGQGLPKLIATACIEMLNAANLSFALCPLLTDGAIEALLTAGSEEQKQLFVPKLISGEWTGTMNLTEPQAGSDLALVRTRAEPVGDGTFKIFGTKIFITWGEHDMAENIVHLVLARTPGAPEGVKGISLFVVPKFMVNPDGSLGARNDAHCVSIEHKLGIKASPTAVLQFGDNGGAIGTLVGEENRGLEYMFIMMNAARYAVGMQGIGVSERAYQKAVAYARERVQSRPVDGSASKAVPIIHHPDVKRMLLTMRAMTEGARALAYVAAAACDAGHHAADDAARKQNAALYEFLVPIVKGWSTEMSIDVTSMGVQVHGGMGFIEETGAAQFYRDARILPIYEGTTAIQANDLIGRKTVRDGGAVALGICAEIAKVEAALAAKGGAHCDAMRARLAAGREALESVVRFVVVQTKAQPNAVFAGSVPYLRLCGIVLSGWQMARALLVAIDRESEDPNFYGAKIATARVFADVLLTQAPGIAQSILTGGETIGAVPEAQF; this comes from the coding sequence ATGACCTATCAAGCCCCCGTCAAGGACATGCTGTTCGTGATGAACGAGCTGGCCGGCCTGGACAACGTCGCCAAGCTGCCCGGCTTTGAGGACGCCACCGCAGATACGGCGCAGGCCGTGCTGGAAGAAAGCGCGCGCTTTACCGGTGAAGTCGTTGCGCCGCTGAATGTGGAGGGCGACCGTAACCCGAGCAGCTGGAAGGACGGCATCGTCACGGCCACCGCGGGTTTCAAGGAGGCGTTTGCGCAGTTCGGCCAGGGCGGCTGGCAGGGCGTGCAGCATCCACTGGAATACGGCGGCCAGGGCCTGCCGAAGCTGATCGCCACGGCGTGCATCGAAATGCTGAACGCGGCCAACCTGTCGTTCGCCCTGTGCCCGCTGCTGACGGATGGCGCCATTGAGGCGTTGCTGACGGCCGGTAGTGAAGAGCAGAAACAGCTTTTCGTCCCCAAGCTCATCTCCGGCGAATGGACGGGCACGATGAACCTCACCGAGCCGCAGGCCGGTTCGGATCTGGCACTCGTGCGCACGCGCGCCGAGCCGGTGGGCGACGGCACGTTCAAAATCTTCGGTACGAAGATCTTCATCACCTGGGGCGAGCACGACATGGCCGAGAACATCGTCCACCTCGTGCTGGCGCGCACGCCGGGCGCGCCGGAAGGCGTGAAGGGCATTTCGCTGTTCGTGGTGCCGAAGTTCATGGTCAATCCGGACGGCTCGCTGGGCGCGCGCAACGACGCGCACTGCGTGTCGATCGAACACAAGCTCGGCATCAAGGCGAGCCCGACGGCCGTGCTGCAATTTGGCGATAACGGCGGCGCGATTGGCACGCTGGTCGGCGAAGAAAATCGCGGCCTGGAATACATGTTCATCATGATGAACGCGGCGCGTTATGCGGTCGGCATGCAGGGCATTGGCGTGTCGGAGCGTGCCTATCAGAAGGCCGTGGCCTATGCCCGCGAGCGCGTGCAGAGCCGCCCCGTCGATGGCTCTGCTTCCAAGGCCGTGCCCATCATTCACCACCCGGATGTGAAGCGCATGCTGCTGACGATGCGCGCCATGACCGAAGGCGCGCGCGCGCTCGCCTACGTGGCCGCCGCAGCGTGCGATGCCGGCCATCACGCTGCCGATGACGCAGCACGCAAGCAGAACGCGGCGCTGTACGAATTCCTGGTGCCGATCGTGAAGGGCTGGAGCACCGAGATGTCGATCGACGTCACGAGCATGGGCGTGCAGGTGCACGGCGGCATGGGCTTTATCGAAGAGACGGGCGCCGCGCAGTTTTATCGTGATGCGCGCATTCTGCCGATCTACGAAGGCACTACGGCCATCCAGGCCAACGACCTGATTGGCCGCAAGACGGTGCGTGACGGTGGCGCGGTAGCGTTGGGCATCTGTGCGGAAATTGCCAAGGTGGAAGCGGCACTGGCTGCAAAGGGCGGTGCACATTGCGATGCGATGCGTGCGCGTCTGGCGGCGGGCCGCGAGGCGCTGGAGTCGGTGGTGCGCTTTGTGGTCGTGCAGACCAAGGCGCAGCCGAACGCCGTGTTCGCGGGAAGCGTGCCGTATCTGCGACTGTGCGGCATCGTGCTGTCGGGTTGGCAGATGGCGCGTGCTCTGCTGGTCGCCATCGACCGCGAGAGTGAAGACCCGAACTTCTACGGCGCCAAGATCGCCACGGCGCGCGTGTTCGCAGACGTGTTGCTCACGCAGGCACCGGGTATCGCACAGTCGATCCTGACGGGCGGTGAGACGATCGGTGCGGTGCCCGAAGCACAGTTTTGA
- a CDS encoding PA0069 family radical SAM protein, which translates to MSDRHVPRKGRGATSNLQGRFERDERTRVDDGWQPLVGHLDPDGAPPRIETSVSVERARSILSHNQSPDIPFGVSLNPYRGCEHGCVYCFARPTHAYLDLSPGLDFETKLFAKTNAAEVLRETLAKPGYRCEAIALGVNTDAYQPIERELRITRDVLQVLHDCDHPVGLITKSTLIERDIDLLAPMAAKNLVVAAVTITTLDAELARKLEPRAATPSRRLRTIRTLAEAGIPVGVSVAPMIPFVTDDHMEQILEAAREAGATYASYIVLRLPNELNAVFQDWLMAHFPDRAQRVMNRIRDLHGGQDYKADFATRMRGTGIWADLLRQRFYKAADRLGFSYHRYNERVLDTSQFKPPTSAVKSRKPVDERQGSLF; encoded by the coding sequence ATGTCCGATCGCCACGTCCCCCGCAAGGGACGCGGCGCCACGTCCAATCTGCAAGGCCGCTTCGAGCGCGACGAGCGCACGCGCGTCGATGACGGCTGGCAACCGCTTGTCGGGCATCTCGATCCGGATGGGGCGCCGCCGCGCATCGAGACCAGCGTCTCGGTTGAGCGCGCTCGCTCCATCCTGAGCCATAACCAGTCGCCGGATATTCCGTTTGGGGTGTCGCTCAATCCGTATCGCGGGTGTGAGCATGGTTGCGTGTATTGCTTTGCGCGGCCGACGCATGCGTATCTGGACTTATCGCCGGGGCTCGATTTCGAGACCAAGCTGTTCGCCAAGACAAATGCCGCGGAGGTGCTGCGCGAAACGCTGGCCAAGCCAGGCTACCGCTGCGAGGCAATAGCGCTGGGCGTGAATACCGATGCATATCAACCGATTGAGCGCGAGTTGCGCATCACACGCGACGTGTTGCAGGTGCTGCACGATTGCGATCACCCGGTGGGGCTGATCACCAAATCGACGTTGATCGAGCGCGACATCGATCTGCTCGCTCCGATGGCGGCGAAGAACCTCGTCGTAGCCGCCGTCACCATCACCACGCTCGACGCTGAACTGGCGCGCAAGCTGGAACCCCGGGCCGCCACGCCGTCGCGTCGCCTGCGCACGATTCGCACGCTGGCCGAGGCCGGTATTCCGGTGGGTGTCAGCGTCGCTCCAATGATCCCCTTCGTTACCGACGACCACATGGAGCAGATCCTGGAAGCCGCGCGCGAGGCGGGCGCCACGTACGCGAGCTACATCGTGCTGCGCTTGCCGAACGAGCTGAACGCGGTGTTCCAGGATTGGCTGATGGCGCATTTCCCCGACCGCGCGCAACGCGTGATGAACCGCATCCGCGATCTGCACGGCGGGCAAGACTACAAGGCGGATTTCGCCACGCGCATGCGCGGCACCGGCATTTGGGCCGACTTGTTGCGGCAGCGTTTCTACAAGGCCGCCGACAGGCTCGGCTTCAGCTACCACCGCTACAACGAACGGGTGCTCGACACCTCGCAGTTCAAGCCCCCCACGAGCGCCGTCAAATCGCGAAAGCCGGTCGACGAGCGCCAGGGCAGCTTGTTCTGA